CGACACCCTTGTTGTTTATATCAACCAGCTTCGGGTCATAGATTTCATTTTTCATGTTCGGATTCTTTTCGATGCTTTTGAAATATTCCAGCCTGAGCTTTTCCTTTTCTTCGGCTGTGAGTTCAGTTTCAGACTTGTTTTTTTCGTTGAACGCTTTGGTCATGTGCTTTGTGACTTCCTGGTTGGAATTTGGGAGGTTCTGGATTTCTTCAGGACTTAAAGCTTCTGCTTTTTGGGGTTGGGTTTCAGCCTCACTTTCCTTTTGGGTGTCTGTGTCTTCTGTTGGAGTTGCTGTCTTTTGGCTTTCTGAAGGAGAGCCGCAGTTAACGCAGAACTTTGCTTCCTCAGATAACGGTGAGCCGCAGCTTTCACAAACTTTTGTTTCGGCTATTAATTGCGAGCCGCACTTTCCGCAGAACTTTGCCCCGTCCTCGTTTTCAAAACCGCATTTTTCACAGTTCATAAAATCACCTGTTGTTTTCTTAAAGTGAAGACGGTTCACTGGAATCCGTCTCTAGCGATAAGTTTTTTTTGAAAAATCTTAATTTTTCTGATTCAAAAAAAACCTTTTATAATATTAATTTGATAAATTGTCATTTATATTTTTT
This Methanobrevibacter sp. DNA region includes the following protein-coding sequences:
- a CDS encoding zinc-ribbon domain-containing protein; its protein translation is MNRLHFKKTTGDFMNCEKCGFENEDGAKFCGKCGSQLIAETKVCESCGSPLSEEAKFCVNCGSPSESQKTATPTEDTDTQKESEAETQPQKAEALSPEEIQNLPNSNQEVTKHMTKAFNEKNKSETELTAEEKEKLRLEYFKSIEKNPNMKNEIYDPKLVDINNKGVVTDKNDPNVLMTEALTYWAIAGGAVLFLIFLMFLRATIGYGLIGTAIFIFEMLTCGAIFVLVILNIGEFISALRSSRDSKFKLKSTTHVFPIVLLLAASIIFLGIQTTISLIIGFLVLGTIGFVCMLLWGR